The proteins below come from a single Eucalyptus grandis isolate ANBG69807.140 chromosome 3, ASM1654582v1, whole genome shotgun sequence genomic window:
- the LOC104437791 gene encoding lachrymatory-factor synthase — protein MAEETQPRWEGKAIAELKGPTPDQVWPFLADFCNLHKLFPNIDTCYRVEGIQGEPGLIRYCASTVSGDDSEPSKLKWVNERLLMMDPGEKCFSYEVLDNNMGFKNYVATFKVMPMSDGDGKMGGCTIECSFVSDPIEGWGLQDLSSYLDFCLQYMAKKIESAIQEASA, from the coding sequence atggcAGAAGAAACCCAACCAAGATGGGAAGGCAAGGCCATAGCTGAGCTGAAAGGGCCAACACCAGACCAGGTGTGGCCATTCTTGGCGGATTTTTGCAACCTCCACAAGCTGTTTCCCAACATTGATACGTGCTACCGAGTCGAGGGCATCCAGGGCGAGCCCGGCCTCATCCGATACTGCGCCTCCACCGTGTCAGGCGACGATTCAGAACCGTCGAAGCTTAAGTGGGTCAACGAGAGGCTCCTGATGATGGACCCTGGCGAGAAGTGCTTCAGCTATGAGGTCTTGGACAACAATATGGGGTTCAAGAACTATGTTGCCACATTTAAAGTGATGCCCATGAGTGATGGAGATGGTAAGATGGGTGGGTGCACTATTGAGTGTTCTTTTGTGTCTGATCCAATTGAGGGTTGGGGGCTCCAAGATCTGAGTTCTTACCTTGATTTTTGCCTCCAATATATGGCCAAGAAGATAGAAAGTGCAATTCAAGAAGCCAGTGCGTGA
- the LOC104439934 gene encoding lachrymatory-factor synthase translates to MAEETQPRGEGKVTAELKGSTPDQVWPFLSDLCNIHKWLPTLDTCHLVEGVPGQPGLVRCVASTTNGNDSDPLKLKWVNERLLMMDPSEKCFSYEVLDNNVGIKSCVATIRVMPMNDGDGKMVGCMIEWSFVSDPVEGSGLQDMRSFLDFRLQAVAKNIGSAIQEASG, encoded by the coding sequence atggccGAAGAAACCCAACCAAGAGGGGAAGGCAAGGTCACTGCTGAGCTGAAAGGGTCTACACCGGACCAAGTGTGGCCATTCTTGTCGGACCTTTGCAACATCCACAAGTGGCTTCCCACACTTGACACGTGCCACCTAGTCGAGGGCGTCCCGGGCCAGCCCGGCCTAGTCCGGTGTGTCGCCTCCACCACAAATGGCAATGACTCAGACCCGCTGAAGCTCAAGTGGGTCAATGAGCGTCTCCTCATGATGGACCCCAGTGAGAAGTGCTTCAGCTATGAGGTCTTGGACAACAATGTTGGGATCAAGTCCTGTGTTGCCACAATTAGAGTGATGCCCATGAATGATGGGGATGGTAAGATGGTTGGGTGCATGATTGAATGGTCCTTTGTGTCTGATCCAGTTGAGGGTTCGGGGCTCCAAGATATGAGGTCTTTCCTTGATTTTCGCCTCCAAGCTGTGGCCAAGAACATAGGAAGTGCAATCCAAGAAGCTAGTGGGTGA
- the LOC104439942 gene encoding uncharacterized protein LOC104439942, which produces MTQFVEKVQELGMEQGTNPQLHKLYNEFAIDEVPSLKRIYDVKLRHEAAVELVKKVCDALSQRSTTEITQFFQDRNLLAQATVKGISELVKLSIQYFPELIWISPNDTTLVTLAVQHRQERILRLFLKESSTNRLSIVPAPTEIESGKMMLSAAECNPDIDDVTNVSGAAFQMQREIQWFKAVESWVTPDMKTARLTVDNKTYWQVFVEKHQKLLENGQKWVKETADKCMLVSTLIATVLFAAAFSMPGTNNDSDGFPLKGSVLVFAISDGLGLLCSVTAILLFLAILTSRDEPLDFLDSLPEKIIMGLSSLFLSLAFMLVAFAAALTFVLDKTLEWVVIPIALLTSLPVTLFVVLQLPLLFQMVKSTYGPSIFHAEGMRK; this is translated from the exons ATGACACAATTTGTTGAGAAGGTGCAGGAATTGGGCATGGAACAGGGGACAAATCCCCAGCTTCATAAACTATACAATGAGTTTGCAATAGATGAAG TACCTTCACTCAAGAGGATTTACGATGTGAAGCTGAGACACGAGGCAGCCGTGGAGTTGGTAAAAAAAGTTTGCGATGCGCTCTCCCAGAGGAGCACTACCGAGATCACCCAGTTTTTTCAAGATAGGAACTTGCTGGCTCAAGCTACAGTCAAGGGAATCAGTGAACTCGTGAAGCTATCCATTCAATATTTTCCGGAGCTCATTTGGATTTCGCCTAATGATACTACGTTGGTGACCCTTGCTGTGCAGCATCGTCAAGAGAGGATTCTCAGACTCTTCTTGAAGGAGAGCTCAACCAATAGGTTGTCAATAGTTCCGGCGCCTACAGAAATAGAATCGGGGAAAATGATGCTCTCTGCGGCAGAGTGCAACCCTGATATCGATGATGTAACTAATGTCTCTGGAGCAGCCTTTCAAATGCAAAGAGAAATTCAATGGTTTAAG GCTGTGGAAAGTTGGGTTACCCCTGACATGAAAACCGCCAGGTTAACGGTTGATAATAAAACATACTGGCAAGTGTTTGTGGAGAAACACCAAAAGTTGCTTGAGAATGGACAGAAGTGGGTGAAGGAGACAGCAGATAAATGTATGCTCGTCTCAACTCTAATTGCCACAGTATTGTTCGCTGCTGCATTCTCTATGCCTGGAACCAATAATGACAGTGATGGATTCCCATTAAAGGGTTCTGTCCTGGTTTTTGCAATTTCAGATGGGTTAGGTTTGCTTTGCTCTGTGACGGCCATCTTGCTATTCTTAGCCATCTTAACTTCGCGGGATGAGCCACTAGATTTTCTTGACTCATTGCCTGAGAAGATCATAATGGGCCTTTCTTCACTCTTTCTCTCCTTAGCTTTCATGCTGGTGGCCTTCGCTGCAGCTCTCACATTTGTGTTGGATAAGACACTGGAGTGGGTTGTCATTCCCATTGCTCTGCTGACCTCTCTCCCCGTGACTTTATTTGTAGTACTTCAACTTCCCCTGCTATTCCAGATGGTTAAATCCACTTATGGACCTAGCATCTTTCATGCTGAGGGCATGCGGAAGTGA
- the LOC104437788 gene encoding lachrymatory-factor synthase: MAEETQPRWEGKATAELKGPTPDQVWPFLADFCNVHKVFPAVDTCCRIDGVQGQPGLIRYCTSTALGDDSDPSKLKWANERLLMMDPSKKCFSYEVLDNNMGFKNYVATVRVMPMNDEDGKMLGCMIEWSFVSNPVEGWGLQDLSSFIDFAVQSMAKKIENAIQEASG, translated from the coding sequence ATGGCAGAAGAAACCCAACCAAGATGGGAAGGCAAGGCCACAGCTGAACTGAAAGGGCCAACACCAGACCAAGTGTGGCCATTCTTGGCGGATTTTTGCAACGTTCACAAGGTGTTTCCCGCCGTTGATACGTGCTGCCGAATCGACGGCGTCCAGGGTCAGCCTGGCCTCATCCGGTACTGTACCTCCACCGCGTTAGGCGACGATTCAGACCCGTCGAAGCTCAAGTGGGCCAACGAAAGGCTCCTCATGATGGACCCTAGCAAGAAGTGCTTCAGCTACGAGGTCTTGGACAACAACATGGGGTTCAAGAACTATGTTGCCACAGTTAGAGTGATGCCCATGAATGATGAGGATGGCAAGATGCTTGGGTGCATGATTGAGTGGTCTTTTGTGTCTAATCCAGTTGAGGGTTGGGGGCTCCAAGATTTGAGCTCTTTTATTGATTTTGCCGTCCAATCTATGGCCAAGAAGATAGAAAATGCAATCCAAGAAGCTAGTGGTTGA